From the Streptomyces syringium genome, one window contains:
- the tsaD gene encoding tRNA (adenosine(37)-N6)-threonylcarbamoyltransferase complex transferase subunit TsaD — MVLGIESSCDETGAGLVRDGRLLGHAVASSMDEHARFGGVVPEIAARAHVHAAAPVVRAALADAGLTMRDIGAVAVTTGPGLSGALQVGVAAAKGFAYSLGVPLYGVHHLAGHVAADTLEHGPLPNPCVVLIVSGGHTSLLLVRDLARDPIVHLGDTLDDAAGECFDKVARVFGLPYPGGPAVDRAAREGDPRAVAFPRPLTGPRDDPYAFSFSGLKTAAARWAERHRQAGRPLPVADGAASLQEAVADVLTRKAVAACVRHGVGTLVVVGGVAANSRVRALAQERCAAAGVELRVPPLRLCTDNGAMIAAVGDLLVRAGAEPAPLEVSIDPSAPLEYAALHPVARAAARAA, encoded by the coding sequence GTGGTGCTGGGGATCGAGTCGTCCTGCGACGAGACCGGCGCCGGTCTCGTCCGGGACGGGAGGCTGCTGGGTCACGCGGTGGCCTCCAGCATGGACGAGCACGCCCGCTTCGGCGGTGTCGTGCCGGAGATCGCGGCCCGCGCGCATGTGCACGCGGCGGCGCCCGTCGTCCGTGCCGCGCTGGCCGACGCGGGCCTGACGATGCGCGACATCGGGGCGGTCGCCGTGACGACCGGCCCCGGCCTGTCGGGCGCGCTCCAGGTCGGTGTCGCCGCGGCGAAGGGCTTCGCCTACTCGCTGGGCGTGCCGCTGTACGGGGTGCACCACCTCGCCGGGCACGTGGCCGCCGACACCCTGGAGCACGGGCCGCTGCCGAACCCGTGCGTGGTGCTGATCGTCTCCGGCGGGCACACCTCGCTGCTGCTCGTGCGGGATCTGGCGCGCGACCCGATCGTCCACCTCGGCGACACCCTGGACGACGCGGCGGGCGAGTGCTTCGACAAGGTGGCCCGGGTCTTCGGCCTGCCCTACCCCGGCGGTCCCGCCGTCGACCGGGCGGCCCGCGAGGGCGACCCGCGCGCGGTGGCGTTCCCCCGTCCGCTGACCGGGCCGCGCGACGATCCGTACGCGTTCTCCTTCTCCGGTCTGAAGACGGCCGCCGCCCGCTGGGCGGAGCGGCACCGGCAGGCCGGGCGGCCGCTGCCCGTCGCGGACGGCGCCGCGTCCCTCCAGGAGGCCGTGGCCGACGTCCTGACCCGCAAGGCCGTCGCGGCGTGCGTCCGGCACGGGGTGGGCACCCTCGTCGTGGTCGGCGGGGTGGCCGCCAACTCCCGGGTGCGGGCGCTGGCCCAGGAGCGTTGCGCGGCGGCGGGCGTCGAGCTGCGGGTGCCGCCGTTGCGGCTGTGCACCGACAACGGCGCGATGATCGCGGCCGTCGGTGATCTGCTGGTGCGCGCGGGCGCGGAGCCCGCGCCGCTGGAGGTGTCCATCGACCCGTCGGCGCCGCTGGAGTACGCGGCGCTCCACCCGGTGGCGAGGGCCGCCGCCCGCGCCGCCTGA